The Dendropsophus ebraccatus isolate aDenEbr1 chromosome 3, aDenEbr1.pat, whole genome shotgun sequence genome includes a region encoding these proteins:
- the LOC138785930 gene encoding cold-inducible RNA-binding protein B isoform X2: protein MSSDEGKLFIGGLSFDTDEQNLEQVFSKYGQISEVVVVKDRETKRSRGFGFVTYENPEDAKDAMEAMNGKSVDGRQIRVDQAGKSSGDRRGGYRGGSSGGRGFFRGGRGRGGGDRGYGSSRFDNRSGGYGGSGGSRDYYGSGRSQGGYGDRSGGSYRDSYDSYG, encoded by the exons ATGTCTTCAGATGAAGGAAAGCTTTTCATCGGAGGTCTGAGCTTCGATACGGATGAGCAGAACCTGGAGCAGGTGTTCAGCAAGTACGGACAAATATCAGAGG TGGTGGTTGTGAAAGACCGTGAGACAAAGAGGTCCAGAGGTTTTGGGTTTGTTACATATGAAAATCCAGAGGATGCAAAAGATGCAATGGAAGCAATGAATGGAAAG TCTGTTGATGGAAGACAGATTCGTGTTGATCAGGCTGGCAAGTCCTCTGGTGACAGACGTGGAGGTTACAGAGGAGGATCATCTGGAGGACGAGGATTTTTCCGTGGTGGCAGAGGACGTG GGGGTGGAGACAGAGGCTATGGAAGCAGCCGGTTTGATAACAGAAGTGGTGGATATGGTGGCAGTGGGGGATCCAGAGATTATTATGGCAG tgGAAGGAGTCAAGGAGGATATGGTGACCGATCAGGTGGATCCTACAGAGACAGCTATGACAGCTATG
- the LOC138785930 gene encoding cold-inducible RNA-binding protein B isoform X1 produces MSSDEGKLFIGGLSFDTDEQNLEQVFSKYGQISEVVVVKDRETKRSRGFGFVTYENPEDAKDAMEAMNGKSVDGRQIRVDQAGKSSGDRRGGYRGGSSGGRGFFRGGRGRGGGDRGYGSSRFDNRSGGYGGSGGSRDYYGSGRSQGGYGDRSGGSYRDSYDSYATHD; encoded by the exons ATGTCTTCAGATGAAGGAAAGCTTTTCATCGGAGGTCTGAGCTTCGATACGGATGAGCAGAACCTGGAGCAGGTGTTCAGCAAGTACGGACAAATATCAGAGG TGGTGGTTGTGAAAGACCGTGAGACAAAGAGGTCCAGAGGTTTTGGGTTTGTTACATATGAAAATCCAGAGGATGCAAAAGATGCAATGGAAGCAATGAATGGAAAG TCTGTTGATGGAAGACAGATTCGTGTTGATCAGGCTGGCAAGTCCTCTGGTGACAGACGTGGAGGTTACAGAGGAGGATCATCTGGAGGACGAGGATTTTTCCGTGGTGGCAGAGGACGTG GGGGTGGAGACAGAGGCTATGGAAGCAGCCGGTTTGATAACAGAAGTGGTGGATATGGTGGCAGTGGGGGATCCAGAGATTATTATGGCAG tgGAAGGAGTCAAGGAGGATATGGTGACCGATCAGGTGGATCCTACAGAGACAGCTATGACAGCTATG CTACACACGACTAA